From Mastacembelus armatus chromosome 13, fMasArm1.2, whole genome shotgun sequence, one genomic window encodes:
- the gramd1bb gene encoding protein Aster-B isoform X7, whose product MVLSSWKQLKILQQSSQQSSQQSSQQSSHEDDSTRFLTPLIREERSDSAADKISTASNSNKSTPACSPVLRKRSRSPTPQSQEGENMVEKGSDHSSDKSPSTPEQVVQRTYSLQSARSGGKNSKYDRLNLIKKSQSWYNHERQHILRVLSPTYKQRNEDFRKLFKQLPDTERLIVDYSCALQRDILLQGRLYLSENWICFYSNIFRWETLLTVRLKDICSMTKEKTARLIPNAIQVCTDTEKHFFTSFGARDRTYMMMFRLWQNALLDKPLCPKELWHFVHQCYGNELGLTSDDEDYVPPDDDFNTMGFSEEIPNEENEINNDNLSKSSAEAKPEGSPPPLHKKIIPNSTIPNPGNHDTPITFDLPAEEYADCLPDGELLTVPLEVEEKNNDTSGPGGPVPSPSLDFNDNEDIPTELSDSSETHDEGEVQAFHEDLNGRQYINEVYRFSVDKLYDILFTESQFMSDFMEQRRFSDVVYHPWKKEDAGNQTREIMYTISLSNPLAPKTATVTETQTLYKASQESECYIIDAEVVTHDVPYHDYFYTLNRYMLTRVAKNKCRLRVSTELRYRKQPWGLVKGFIEKNFWSGLEENFRHLELELSKLEEVMIESHRLSPKTKVVKNSTVRRKKRPLPHMRSQHLDEALSPVTTPTDEEVIHRIKQVAGSTQTRYQSPENHHLPGGLALYSVSKLLLIISFVICLSLVLLVFLNMMLFYKLWMLEYSAQSLTTWQGLRLQESKLPQTQMEWAQLLEAQQRYHDAELQKWREIIKSSVVLLDQMKDSLLNLQRDIGLRDYSSETEEKRSHYH is encoded by the exons cACTGCCAGTAACTCAAACAAGAGCACACCAGCCTGCTCACCAGTCCTGCGTAAACGCTCACGGTCTCCAACACCCCAGAGCCAGGAGGGTGAGAACATGGTGGAGAAGGGTTCAGACCACTCCTCTGACAAGTCCCCCTCCACGCCAGAGCAGGTCGTCCAGAGAACATACTCCCTGCAGTCAGCACGAAGCGGGGGAAAGAACTCAAAG tATGACAGACTAAACCTGATTAAA AAGAGCCAAAGCTGGTACAAT CATGAAAGACAACACATCCTGAGA GTGCTGAGCCCAACGTACAAGCAACGCAATGAGGACTTTAGGAAACTCTTCAAGCAGCTCCCTGACACAGAGAGACTCATTGTGG ACTACTCCTGTGCTCTTCAACGGGACATCCTACTTCAGGGACGACTCTACCTCTCTGAGAACTGGATCTGTTTCTATAGCAACATCTTCCGCTGGGAAACACTG CTCACAGTGCGGCTAAAGGACATCTGCTCGATGACAAAAGAGAAGACCGCCCGTCTCATCCCTAATGCCATCCAGGTctgcacagacactgaaaag CACTTTTTCACCTCATTTGGAGCCAGGGATAGGACGTACATGATGATGTTCAGGCTATGGCAGAATGCACTGCTGGACAAG CCCCTTTGCCCCAAAGAACTGTGGCACTTTGTTCACCAGTGCTACGGCAACGAGCTCGGCCTGACCAGTGACGACGAGGACTATGTTCCCCCTGATGACGACTTCAACACCATGGG GTTCAGTGAAGAGATTCCCAATGAGGAGAACGAGATCAACAATGACAACTTGTCTAAGAGCAGCGCTGAGGCCAAGCCTGAAGGGAGCCCTCCTCCGCTGCATAAGAAAATCATCCCTAACAGCACCATCCCCAACCCAGGCAACCATGACACACCTATCACA TTTGACCTCCCAGCAGAGGAGTATGCAGACTGCCTACCAGATGGTGAGCTGCTTACTGTGCCACTGGAAGTGGAAGAGAAGAACAACGATACTAGCGGGCCTGGTGGCCCTGTGCCCTCACCCTCACTTGACTTCAATGACAATGAGGACATCCCCACTGAGCTCAGTGACTCCTCGGAAACACATGACGAAG GTGAAGTACAGGCCTTCCATGAGGATCTTAACGGCAGGCAGTACATCAATGAGGTCTACAGGTTCAGTGTGGACAAGCTGTATGACATCCTCTTCACAGAGTCACAGTTCATGAGTGATTTTATGGAACAGAGGCGATTTTCAG ATGTGGTCTACCACCCATGGAAGAAGGAGGATGCTGGGAACCAGACTAGAGAAATCATGTACACAATCTCTCTGTCCAACCCTCTGGCCCCCAAAACAGCCACAGTCACTGAGACACAG ACTCTGTACAAAGCCAGCCAGGAGAGCGAGTGTTACATCATCGATGCTGAGGTCGTCACACATGACGTGCCCTACCACGATTACTTCTACACTCTGAACCGCTACATGCTCACCAGGGTGGCCAAGAACAAGTGTCGATTACG ggTATCAACAGAGCTGCGCTACAGAAAGCAGCCATGGGGGCTAGTGAAAGGCTTCATTGAAAAAAACTTCTGGAGTGGGCTTGAAGAGAACTTTCGCCATCTTG AGTTGGAGTTGTCCAAACTGGAGGAGGTAATGATTGAATCCCACCGGCTGTCTCCGAAGACGAAGGTGGTGAAGAACTCCACGGTGAGGCGGAAGAAGAGGCCACTCCCTCACATGCGCAGCCAGCATCTGGACGAAGCCCTCAGCCCTGTTACCACGCCAACAGATGAGGAAGTGATTCACAGGATCAAACAAGTGGCAGGCTCCACACAAACCAGATACCAGAGTCCAGAAAACCATCACCTGCCCGGAGGCCTCGCTCTGTACAGCGTCTCCAAACTGCTGCTCATCATTAGCTTTGT GATCTGTCTAAG CCTGGTCCTGCTGGTGTTCCTCAACATGATGCTCTTTTACAAGCTGTGGATGCTGGAGTACTCTGCACAGTCCTTAACAACCTGGCAAGGTCTACGACTTCAAGAAAG tAAATTGCCTCAGACACAGATGGAGTGGGCCCAGCTCCTGGAGGCGCAGCAGCGTTACCATGACGCTGAGCTGCAGAAGTGGAGGGAGATTATCAAGTCATCAGTAGTGCTGCTAGACCAG ATGAAAGACTCTTTATTGAACCTGCAGCGAGACATTGGCTTGAGGGACTACAGCTCAGAGACTGAGGAGAAAAGAAGTCACTATCACTGA
- the gramd1bb gene encoding protein Aster-B isoform X9, which translates to MRARREARMVSACSPCTNISTASNSNKSTPACSPVLRKRSRSPTPQSQEGENMVEKGSDHSSDKSPSTPEQVVQRTYSLQSARSGGKNSKYDRLNLIKKSQSWYNHERQHILRVLSPTYKQRNEDFRKLFKQLPDTERLIVDYSCALQRDILLQGRLYLSENWICFYSNIFRWETLLTVRLKDICSMTKEKTARLIPNAIQVCTDTEKHFFTSFGARDRTYMMMFRLWQNALLDKPLCPKELWHFVHQCYGNELGLTSDDEDYVPPDDDFNTMGFSEEIPNEENEINNDNLSKSSAEAKPEGSPPPLHKKIIPNSTIPNPGNHDTPITFDLPAEEYADCLPDGELLTVPLEVEEKNNDTSGPGGPVPSPSLDFNDNEDIPTELSDSSETHDEGEVQAFHEDLNGRQYINEVYRFSVDKLYDILFTESQFMSDFMEQRRFSDVVYHPWKKEDAGNQTREIMYTISLSNPLAPKTATVTETQTLYKASQESECYIIDAEVVTHDVPYHDYFYTLNRYMLTRVAKNKCRLRVSTELRYRKQPWGLVKGFIEKNFWSGLEENFRHLELELSKLEEVMIESHRLSPKTKVVKNSTVRRKKRPLPHMRSQHLDEALSPVTTPTDEEVIHRIKQVAGSTQTRYQSPENHHLPGGLALYSVSKLLLIISFVICLSLVLLVFLNMMLFYKLWMLEYSAQSLTTWQGLRLQESKLPQTQMEWAQLLEAQQRYHDAELQKWREIIKSSVVLLDQMKDSLLNLQRDIGLRDYSSETEEKRSHYH; encoded by the exons cACTGCCAGTAACTCAAACAAGAGCACACCAGCCTGCTCACCAGTCCTGCGTAAACGCTCACGGTCTCCAACACCCCAGAGCCAGGAGGGTGAGAACATGGTGGAGAAGGGTTCAGACCACTCCTCTGACAAGTCCCCCTCCACGCCAGAGCAGGTCGTCCAGAGAACATACTCCCTGCAGTCAGCACGAAGCGGGGGAAAGAACTCAAAG tATGACAGACTAAACCTGATTAAA AAGAGCCAAAGCTGGTACAAT CATGAAAGACAACACATCCTGAGA GTGCTGAGCCCAACGTACAAGCAACGCAATGAGGACTTTAGGAAACTCTTCAAGCAGCTCCCTGACACAGAGAGACTCATTGTGG ACTACTCCTGTGCTCTTCAACGGGACATCCTACTTCAGGGACGACTCTACCTCTCTGAGAACTGGATCTGTTTCTATAGCAACATCTTCCGCTGGGAAACACTG CTCACAGTGCGGCTAAAGGACATCTGCTCGATGACAAAAGAGAAGACCGCCCGTCTCATCCCTAATGCCATCCAGGTctgcacagacactgaaaag CACTTTTTCACCTCATTTGGAGCCAGGGATAGGACGTACATGATGATGTTCAGGCTATGGCAGAATGCACTGCTGGACAAG CCCCTTTGCCCCAAAGAACTGTGGCACTTTGTTCACCAGTGCTACGGCAACGAGCTCGGCCTGACCAGTGACGACGAGGACTATGTTCCCCCTGATGACGACTTCAACACCATGGG GTTCAGTGAAGAGATTCCCAATGAGGAGAACGAGATCAACAATGACAACTTGTCTAAGAGCAGCGCTGAGGCCAAGCCTGAAGGGAGCCCTCCTCCGCTGCATAAGAAAATCATCCCTAACAGCACCATCCCCAACCCAGGCAACCATGACACACCTATCACA TTTGACCTCCCAGCAGAGGAGTATGCAGACTGCCTACCAGATGGTGAGCTGCTTACTGTGCCACTGGAAGTGGAAGAGAAGAACAACGATACTAGCGGGCCTGGTGGCCCTGTGCCCTCACCCTCACTTGACTTCAATGACAATGAGGACATCCCCACTGAGCTCAGTGACTCCTCGGAAACACATGACGAAG GTGAAGTACAGGCCTTCCATGAGGATCTTAACGGCAGGCAGTACATCAATGAGGTCTACAGGTTCAGTGTGGACAAGCTGTATGACATCCTCTTCACAGAGTCACAGTTCATGAGTGATTTTATGGAACAGAGGCGATTTTCAG ATGTGGTCTACCACCCATGGAAGAAGGAGGATGCTGGGAACCAGACTAGAGAAATCATGTACACAATCTCTCTGTCCAACCCTCTGGCCCCCAAAACAGCCACAGTCACTGAGACACAG ACTCTGTACAAAGCCAGCCAGGAGAGCGAGTGTTACATCATCGATGCTGAGGTCGTCACACATGACGTGCCCTACCACGATTACTTCTACACTCTGAACCGCTACATGCTCACCAGGGTGGCCAAGAACAAGTGTCGATTACG ggTATCAACAGAGCTGCGCTACAGAAAGCAGCCATGGGGGCTAGTGAAAGGCTTCATTGAAAAAAACTTCTGGAGTGGGCTTGAAGAGAACTTTCGCCATCTTG AGTTGGAGTTGTCCAAACTGGAGGAGGTAATGATTGAATCCCACCGGCTGTCTCCGAAGACGAAGGTGGTGAAGAACTCCACGGTGAGGCGGAAGAAGAGGCCACTCCCTCACATGCGCAGCCAGCATCTGGACGAAGCCCTCAGCCCTGTTACCACGCCAACAGATGAGGAAGTGATTCACAGGATCAAACAAGTGGCAGGCTCCACACAAACCAGATACCAGAGTCCAGAAAACCATCACCTGCCCGGAGGCCTCGCTCTGTACAGCGTCTCCAAACTGCTGCTCATCATTAGCTTTGT GATCTGTCTAAG CCTGGTCCTGCTGGTGTTCCTCAACATGATGCTCTTTTACAAGCTGTGGATGCTGGAGTACTCTGCACAGTCCTTAACAACCTGGCAAGGTCTACGACTTCAAGAAAG tAAATTGCCTCAGACACAGATGGAGTGGGCCCAGCTCCTGGAGGCGCAGCAGCGTTACCATGACGCTGAGCTGCAGAAGTGGAGGGAGATTATCAAGTCATCAGTAGTGCTGCTAGACCAG ATGAAAGACTCTTTATTGAACCTGCAGCGAGACATTGGCTTGAGGGACTACAGCTCAGAGACTGAGGAGAAAAGAAGTCACTATCACTGA